One Bacteroidota bacterium genomic window, GAGGTTCAGAAATTCGATATTTATGCTCCCACTTTTTTAGGCAGCACAAATATTACGAATGGAACATTGGTGATGAATTCGGGCATACTTGCCGATCTGATGAATAATTTTTATGTAGGAACTCAAACCGGAATTTCTGCTTACGATCCTAATTTTAATTTAATCACTTCTGTTCCAACTTCCAAACCGGTCTATGATATGGCGTTTGCTCCCGGAAATAATATTGCCGCCTGCGGAATTGGTTTCGTAGGAGTTTTTGCAAATGTTGTTCAAACAGGCGCACCCATCACGTGCAATCCTTCTCCGAATTTACCTATGAGCGCTGCTGCCGATTCACTGCCCGGAACCGGATGCAGTAGCAATAACGCAATGGCTTGGGTGGATACAATTATGAACGGAACAGGACCTTATCAATATTCATGGAACAATGGAGCCACAACAGATACAATCATTAATCTCGCTCCCGGAACTTATTCATGCACCATCATTGATGCTTCTTGTCCTGCGGAAACAACTACAGTATTCATTACCATTCCACCTTCTTCCGGGTTTACAGTAACCCCAACATCAACTGCTAACTTATGTTTCGGAGGAACAAATGGAAGCGCGAGTGTAACTATAACCGGAGGAAGTTCGCCCTACACATATCTTTGGTCTCCTTCGGGAGGAAATAGCTCGGCTGCAACAGGACTTTCGGCAGGAAATTATACTGTTACAATAACCGATGCGGGCGGATGCACGGGAACTCAAACCGTTTCAGTCTCACAGCCGACTGCACTTTCTGCAATTGTTAGTTCCACCGCGGAGAGTTGTGGAGGCAGTAACGGAACTGCCACTGCAACAGCATCTGGCGGAACGGGAAGTTATACTTACAGCTGGAACCCAACTTCACAGATAACGCAGACTGCTTCTAATCTTCCTGCGGGAAATTATTCAATAACTATTACCGATGCCAATGGATGCACAACAAGCAATACAGTCGTTGTAGCTGCAACAGGAAGTTTAACTGCCAATGCATCAAACAGCACCATCTGCGCAGGACAAAACGCCTCACTTACTGCATCTGGCGGAACAAGTTATTCATGGAGCAATGGAAACACAACCGCCTTGATAAATGTTTCTCCCACAGTAACAACCACGTATTCTGTTATTGTTTCATCCGGAACTTGCAGCGATACAGCAAGCGCAACTGTAGTTGTTAATTCTTCGCCCAATATTTCAGCGTGGAGCAACACAACCATCACAGCGGGAAGCAGCACAACACTTTCTGCTTCCGGAGGCAGTTTTTATTCATGGAGCAATGGGCAAACGTCAACTGTTATTATTGTTTCGCCACCCGTTACAACTATGTATTGCGTTTCTTCAAGTAACGGAACTTGTACAGATACTGCATGCGTAACTGTTTTTATTGAACCGCCTGACGATTGCAACTATGCCGATGATCAGCTTTTCATTCCCGATGCATTTTCACCCAATGGAGACACGAAGAATGATGTGCTGGGAGTTTACTATCCGAACATAAGCTGCATAAAAGAATTCATGTTCATTATTTATGACCGATGGGGAGAAAAAGTATTTGAAGCAGACAATATGAGCGTGCTGTGGGATGGAACATATAACGGGAAGATAATGAACACTGCTGTGTTTGTCTATTATATGAAAGTAAATTTTACAAATGGAAATGAAACGGTGAGAAAGGGTAATGTGAGTTTGATTCGATAATTAGCGCAATGATGAAAACAAAAATTATCATACTCTTTATTTTATTGTCAGGAATATTCTTTAAACCTGCCATTGGCAAAGGGTGGATGGGCACTACAGTATTCTCTCAAAAAGTTTTTATCGAAAACAAAGGACAATTTGTCGGACAAGGAGAAAATTCTTCTGCAAAAATTCTATACAGCGCTGAATTCGGACCGCAGGTTTATTTTACAAAAAGCGGATACATTTGCCGCATGACCAAAGCCGAGCCAATTACTGAAAAAGAAAAAGAAAAGTTTTTCAAAGGGGGCGAATCGCCCTCAGAGCAAAGGCGTGAAGAAGAAGAAAATGACAAGCCAAAAACAATTATACGCACGTACGATGTGAATATGGAATGGATTGGAGCAAATCCGAATGTTGAGCTGGTTTCTGAAAATATAGTTGATGAATACTGGAACTATCTTGACCCAAATAACTCCAAGAAAAGTATTGATCGCATTTCAGGATACAAAAAAATAATTTATAGGAATCTTTACCCCAACATTGATGCTGAATATGTATTTCATAAGCAAGACGGAATAAAGTACACGTTAATTCTACATCCGGGGGCAGATGCTTCTCTGATTAAAATGAAATATACAGGAGTCGAAAAAATTTTCAAAGATAATTTTGGAAATATCTTTTTTTCTTCCGCTGCAGGAAGTATTACCGATCATGCACCTCAAACTTTTTACGAATCAGGGAGAGGTCAGATTTCTTCTTGCTTCAATTTAGAAAACAACATCGTTACTTTTAATCTTGGCAACTATGATAAATCCAAAACGGTAATTATTGATCCATGGATGAACAGCAGTTTAGTGCCGGCAACAACTGTAGCAGAAACTGCGGTTGATGGTGCCAATAATGTTTACATATACGGATTCACAGGGGTACAAGCCTATACAAACACTCTTGGACAATATGTGCAGAAATACAATGCGGCCGGTGTACTTCAATGGACATTCAATTTTACACAAGCAATGCGCTACGACCAACAGACGGGCGATATTGCTGTAGACCCTGCAGGAAATTCGTATGTAACCTGCGGATTTTTTATGGTAGGATACTTTATCGCTGATTGCATGCAATCGAAATTAGATCCTTCCGGAACACTGATGTGGAATATTCAAAGTCCGAACCTGTATGAAAACTGGCGCAATGCTTTCAATTGTGATTTCACACAAGTGATACAGCTTGGATGCGGACCCGGATGTTGCGATTGGGGAAAGGGAACGATTATTAATTCAACCAATGGAGCGGAAACAGGTATGTTCAATCCTGCCGCTACCGGGGATATAGTTGCTGCTTCTTACGGTAAGAATGGTTATTTGTATATGCTCTCTGTGAAAGATGATTACGCTGTTAATCCTCCTCCTAACGGACCTCATCTTGCCTGCCTTGATCCTGCGACAGGATTCTCTGTAGTATTTAATAATATTTATACGGTAAATCCTGCTTTTATAGATGGATTCAATACCAATTACGGTACTTTTGGTTTTAATGGCATTGCTGCCGGATGCAGTTATCTTTATGTAAACCTCGGAGCTACACTTGAAAAAAGAGATTTGAATACGGGTGCATTGATTGGAAGCGTTGCAATTCCTGGTGGTGTTCAGTTTAGCAATTCCGGTACTGCCGTAGATAAATGCGGAAATGTTTATGTAGGATCACAGCAGGGAGTTTATGTGTATGATTCCAATTTAAGTTTGCTGACATCTTTCGCAACTCCGAGTCCGGTATTGGATATTGCTATTGGAACAGGTGGATTGTTTTATGCTGTTGGGGGAGTAAATTCAACTCCGAATGTTGGTTTTGTCGCTCAGTTCAGCATGACTTC contains:
- a CDS encoding gliding motility-associated C-terminal domain-containing protein gives rise to the protein MVFDPANNRLYGGGSNAQTKATWYDPATGLPMWLPNGWNACNIIQGPCPSGCPNANGEIRHITLAPNGNFYAYTAVGDGSTSNNVSTITGFDPNFVGIYRSCNVPPSQYWTIPYQPTMPTYYVGCYYMGNGIAASNCYIYIYTGSEVQKFDIYAPTFLGSTNITNGTLVMNSGILADLMNNFYVGTQTGISAYDPNFNLITSVPTSKPVYDMAFAPGNNIAACGIGFVGVFANVVQTGAPITCNPSPNLPMSAAADSLPGTGCSSNNAMAWVDTIMNGTGPYQYSWNNGATTDTIINLAPGTYSCTIIDASCPAETTTVFITIPPSSGFTVTPTSTANLCFGGTNGSASVTITGGSSPYTYLWSPSGGNSSAATGLSAGNYTVTITDAGGCTGTQTVSVSQPTALSAIVSSTAESCGGSNGTATATASGGTGSYTYSWNPTSQITQTASNLPAGNYSITITDANGCTTSNTVVVAATGSLTANASNSTICAGQNASLTASGGTSYSWSNGNTTALINVSPTVTTTYSVIVSSGTCSDTASATVVVNSSPNISAWSNTTITAGSSTTLSASGGSFYSWSNGQTSTVIIVSPPVTTMYCVSSSNGTCTDTACVTVFIEPPDDCNYADDQLFIPDAFSPNGDTKNDVLGVYYPNISCIKEFMFIIYDRWGEKVFEADNMSVLWDGTYNGKIMNTAVFVYYMKVNFTNGNETVRKGNVSLIR
- a CDS encoding gliding motility-associated C-terminal domain-containing protein, producing the protein MMKTKIIILFILLSGIFFKPAIGKGWMGTTVFSQKVFIENKGQFVGQGENSSAKILYSAEFGPQVYFTKSGYICRMTKAEPITEKEKEKFFKGGESPSEQRREEEENDKPKTIIRTYDVNMEWIGANPNVELVSENIVDEYWNYLDPNNSKKSIDRISGYKKIIYRNLYPNIDAEYVFHKQDGIKYTLILHPGADASLIKMKYTGVEKIFKDNFGNIFFSSAAGSITDHAPQTFYESGRGQISSCFNLENNIVTFNLGNYDKSKTVIIDPWMNSSLVPATTVAETAVDGANNVYIYGFTGVQAYTNTLGQYVQKYNAAGVLQWTFNFTQAMRYDQQTGDIAVDPAGNSYVTCGFFMVGYFIADCMQSKLDPSGTLMWNIQSPNLYENWRNAFNCDFTQVIQLGCGPGCCDWGKGTIINSTNGAETGMFNPAATGDIVAASYGKNGYLYMLSVKDDYAVNPPPNGPHLACLDPATGFSVVFNNIYTVNPAFIDGFNTNYGTFGFNGIAAGCSYLYVNLGATLEKRDLNTGALIGSVAIPGGVQFSNSGTAVDKCGNVYVGSQQGVYVYDSNLSLLTSFATPSPVLDIAIGTGGLFYAVGGVNSTPNVGFVAQFSMTSVCNPITVTTTPNSCGASNIGSATATPVFCSAPYTYLWSTNPAQTTQTATGLGGGTYTVIVTGAGTCNEIDTAVAIIPAGLLITSVPPPTNVSCFGGNNGSANATATGGTAPYTYNWNPSGQTTQTVTGLSAGTYTVLVTDAGGCTGSQTVTITQPPALTATASATSSSSCGSNNGSATVTASGGTGVYTYLWNPIGASTVTATGLTAGNYSVTVTDANGCSIVNTVTVASTGSIAATAGPNSTICTGQTVIINSSGGTNYSWSNGQTTTSISITPTTNTSYSVIVSSGSCVDTAYVTVTVNPSPIISVSGNTVLCIGDISTITASGGTNYFWNTGDTTAVINVSPSTTTTYTVVTSNANNCTATTTVTVTVSPPPVAASNNATICTGQSATLTASGGAIYSWNTGAITSSITPSPTSNTTYTVIVSIGSCADTTSATVVVNPNPTASVSSNVTITTGTSTTLTASGGGTYSWTNGSTNSSIIVAPPLTTLYCVTVTNAGGCKDTTCVTVYVEPIDCDYADEQLFVPDAFSPNGDTKNDVLGVYYPNINCIKEFMFIIYDRWGEKVFEADNMSVLWDGTYNGKIMNTAVFVYYMKVTFINGNETVRKGNISLIQ